One genomic window of Petrotoga miotherma DSM 10691 includes the following:
- the rpsJ gene encoding 30S ribosomal protein S10: MANNKYIKIRLKGYDHRLLDESSKKIIDAVKDTEAKVSGPIPLPNKRTVYSVIRSPHKYSYSMEQFEKVVHKRVIYIYNASSDTVTKLLKVNIPAGVSVDIKA, encoded by the coding sequence ATGGCCAATAATAAGTACATAAAAATTAGATTGAAAGGATACGACCATAGATTACTAGATGAATCATCAAAAAAAATTATTGATGCCGTAAAAGATACCGAAGCTAAAGTTTCTGGTCCTATTCCATTACCAAATAAGAGAACTGTATATTCGGTAATAAGATCCCCACACAAATATTCATATTCAATGGAACAATTTGAAAAAGTTGTTCATAAAAGAGTTATATATATCTACAATGCTTCATCAGATACGGTTACTAAACTGTTGAAAGTCAATATTCCAGCAGGAGTATCTGTAGACATAAAGGCTTAA
- the tuf gene encoding elongation factor Tu, translating to MAKEKFVREKTHMNVGTIGHIDHGKTTLTAAISKALSYKGWADFTPFDMIDKAPEEKARGITINVSHIEYQTEKRHYAHIDCPGHADYIKNMITGAAQMDGAILVVAATDGVMPQTREHVLLARQVNVPAIAVFINKVDMVDDEELIDLVEMEVRDLLSSYEFPGDEVPVVKGSALKALEEDSPDGPWTQKIYELLDAIDNYFPDPVRETDKPFLMPIEDIFSITGRGTVVTGRIERGVVHTGDQVEIVGLSYETKKTVVTGVEMFRKILDEGEAGDNVGCLLRGIEKDEVKRGQVLAAPGSITPHKKFKAEVYVLKKEEGGRHTPFTKGYRPQFYIRTADVTGTLVEFSSGAEMVMPGDNINMTVELIYPVALEEGMRFAIREGGRTVGAGVVTEIIE from the coding sequence ATGGCTAAAGAGAAGTTTGTTAGGGAAAAGACACACATGAACGTAGGAACTATCGGTCATATTGACCACGGGAAAACAACTTTAACCGCCGCTATATCCAAGGCTTTATCTTACAAAGGCTGGGCAGATTTTACACCTTTTGACATGATAGATAAAGCTCCTGAAGAAAAAGCAAGGGGAATCACCATCAACGTTTCACACATTGAATATCAAACAGAAAAAAGGCATTATGCACATATAGATTGTCCAGGTCATGCGGACTACATAAAAAATATGATAACTGGGGCAGCTCAAATGGATGGAGCTATTTTGGTTGTAGCCGCAACTGATGGTGTTATGCCACAAACAAGGGAACATGTTTTGTTGGCAAGACAGGTTAACGTTCCTGCTATAGCTGTTTTTATAAACAAAGTTGACATGGTTGATGACGAAGAATTAATAGACTTAGTAGAAATGGAAGTTAGAGATCTCCTAAGTAGCTACGAATTTCCTGGAGATGAAGTCCCAGTTGTTAAAGGTTCTGCCCTAAAAGCATTGGAAGAAGACAGCCCAGACGGTCCTTGGACACAAAAGATATACGAACTTCTAGATGCGATTGATAATTACTTTCCAGATCCAGTCAGAGAAACTGATAAGCCTTTCTTAATGCCCATAGAAGATATTTTCAGCATTACTGGAAGGGGAACGGTTGTTACTGGAAGAATCGAAAGAGGTGTTGTTCACACTGGAGATCAAGTTGAAATAGTTGGTTTGAGCTATGAAACAAAAAAGACTGTTGTAACCGGTGTTGAGATGTTTAGAAAGATATTGGATGAAGGTGAAGCTGGAGACAACGTCGGATGTCTTTTAAGAGGTATAGAAAAAGATGAAGTAAAAAGAGGTCAAGTCCTCGCCGCTCCAGGTTCAATTACTCCTCACAAAAAATTCAAGGCTGAGGTATACGTATTGAAAAAGGAAGAGGGAGGAAGACACACACCCTTTACCAAAGGTTACAGACCTCAGTTTTATATTAGAACAGCAGACGTTACAGGAACTCTTGTAGAATTTTCCAGCGGTGCAGAGATGGTAATGCCTGGTGACAATATCAATATGACAGTAGAACTGATTTACCCTGTAGCCCTTGAAGAAGGGATGAGATTCGCTATAAGAGAGGGTGGAAGGACAGTAGGAGCCGGTGTTGTTACAGAAATAATTGAATAA
- the fusA gene encoding elongation factor G — protein sequence MKERLYPIEKIRNIGIVAHIDAGKTTTTERILFYAGTKHKLGNVDEGTTETDWMDQEKERGITITSAATSAFWKDHRINIIDTPGHVDFTVEVERSLRVLDGAVAVFDAQVGVEPQSETVWRQADRYRVPRIAFMNKMDKIGANFFNAIQTMKDKLGANPVALQVPIGSESDFEGVVDLLTMEALYWKDESGQTIERTSIPDDLIDFCESKREDLIAAIAEVDEDIMELYIEEEEIPLAKLKEAIRKATIQNKIVPVFCGSAFKNKGIQPVLDGVIDYLPSPLDMPPVKAFDERTGEYVKDIHPSKDEDFFALAFKIMADPFIGKLTFARVYSGTLNKGSYVVNTTKNKTERVSRLVFLHADKREEVDYIRAGDIVGLIGLKDTSTGDTLSDKECNIVLEKLEFPEPVISVSIEPETKDDEAKLGKALNALTEEDPSLRSYVDHDTGETILSGMGELHLEIIIERIKREYKVNVKVGQPRVAYKETIKLPAEAEGKYIRQTGGRGQYGHVKLRIEPLPLNSEKEFEFVDKIVGGVIPKEYIPAIENGVKESMQDGVLLGYPMVAIKVEVFDGSYHEVDSSEMAFKIAASMAFKDAVKRAKPVLLEPVMKVDVTTPEEYMGDIIADLSSRRGRVESFENVGGTNTRIIHAHVPLSELFGYATVMRSLSQGRATSSIQFSHYEEVPEQVTQKLLSRE from the coding sequence TTGAAAGAAAGATTATACCCCATAGAAAAAATAAGAAATATAGGAATAGTTGCGCATATAGATGCAGGGAAAACAACTACTACCGAAAGAATTTTGTTTTATGCGGGGACAAAACACAAATTAGGGAATGTTGATGAAGGTACAACTGAAACAGATTGGATGGATCAAGAAAAAGAGAGAGGGATTACCATAACCTCCGCTGCAACGTCCGCCTTTTGGAAGGATCATAGGATAAATATAATTGATACACCAGGCCACGTTGATTTTACGGTTGAGGTGGAAAGATCATTACGTGTTTTAGATGGGGCGGTTGCCGTTTTTGACGCTCAAGTTGGAGTTGAACCACAATCTGAAACTGTTTGGCGGCAAGCTGACAGGTACAGAGTGCCGAGAATTGCTTTTATGAATAAAATGGATAAAATAGGAGCGAATTTTTTTAACGCTATACAAACAATGAAAGATAAGTTGGGTGCGAATCCTGTTGCTTTGCAAGTTCCAATAGGTTCTGAGTCGGATTTTGAAGGTGTAGTTGATTTACTAACTATGGAAGCACTTTATTGGAAAGATGAAAGTGGCCAAACAATCGAAAGAACCAGTATTCCAGATGATTTAATAGATTTTTGTGAATCGAAGAGAGAAGATTTAATTGCCGCAATTGCGGAGGTTGATGAAGATATAATGGAACTTTATATAGAAGAGGAAGAAATTCCCCTGGCTAAATTAAAAGAAGCGATAAGAAAAGCCACTATTCAAAACAAAATAGTACCTGTTTTTTGTGGAAGTGCTTTTAAAAACAAAGGTATACAACCCGTGTTGGATGGAGTTATCGATTATCTGCCGTCGCCATTAGATATGCCCCCTGTTAAGGCGTTTGATGAAAGGACGGGGGAATATGTAAAAGATATTCATCCTTCCAAAGACGAAGATTTTTTTGCGTTGGCTTTTAAAATAATGGCGGACCCTTTTATTGGTAAGTTGACTTTTGCTAGAGTTTATTCCGGTACTTTAAATAAGGGCAGCTACGTGGTCAATACAACTAAAAATAAGACAGAAAGGGTATCTAGACTTGTTTTTCTCCATGCTGACAAAAGGGAAGAAGTTGATTACATAAGGGCTGGAGACATTGTTGGATTAATTGGCTTAAAGGATACTTCTACAGGGGATACACTCTCAGATAAAGAATGTAATATAGTTCTAGAAAAACTTGAATTCCCAGAACCTGTTATTTCGGTCTCCATAGAACCTGAAACCAAAGATGATGAAGCAAAATTGGGTAAAGCCCTAAATGCATTAACAGAAGAAGACCCAAGTTTAAGAAGCTACGTCGACCACGATACTGGAGAAACCATATTATCTGGAATGGGAGAATTGCACTTAGAAATTATCATTGAGAGAATTAAAAGAGAATACAAGGTGAACGTTAAAGTAGGTCAGCCGCGTGTAGCATATAAAGAAACAATAAAACTTCCAGCCGAAGCTGAAGGTAAATATATAAGGCAAACTGGAGGTCGTGGGCAGTACGGACATGTTAAACTTAGAATTGAACCGCTGCCTTTGAATAGCGAAAAAGAATTCGAATTTGTTGATAAAATAGTGGGAGGAGTCATACCAAAAGAATATATACCAGCCATAGAGAATGGTGTTAAGGAAAGTATGCAAGATGGCGTCTTATTGGGATATCCAATGGTGGCTATTAAAGTGGAAGTTTTTGATGGTTCATACCATGAAGTTGACTCTTCAGAAATGGCCTTTAAAATAGCTGCATCTATGGCTTTTAAAGATGCAGTAAAGAGAGCCAAACCAGTTTTGTTAGAGCCTGTCATGAAAGTGGACGTTACAACTCCTGAAGAATACATGGGAGATATAATTGCCGATTTAAGCTCAAGAAGAGGAAGAGTAGAGAGTTTTGAAAACGTGGGAGGAACGAATACCAGAATAATACATGCCCATGTTCCATTATCAGAATTATTCGGATACGCCACAGTAATGAGATCTCTTTCGCAAGGAAGAGCAACCAGTTCGATTCAATTTTCTCATTATGAGGAGGTTCCGGAGCAAGTAACTCAAAAACTCTTAAGTAGAGAATAA
- the rpsG gene encoding 30S ribosomal protein S7 — protein sequence MRRRTAEKRNIVPDPVYGDILLSKFINRLMYDGKKSLAQKIVYSSLERLAEATKEDPIEAFHKAIDNVKPVVEVRSRRVGGSTYQVPFEVPENRATSLAIRWIVTSAQSKKGRDMISKLSQELIDAYNNTGPAVKKKEDVHRMAEANRAFAHFRW from the coding sequence ATGAGAAGAAGAACTGCTGAGAAAAGAAACATAGTTCCAGATCCCGTTTACGGAGATATTTTACTTTCTAAATTTATAAACAGGTTAATGTATGATGGGAAAAAATCTTTAGCTCAAAAAATAGTGTATTCTTCTTTGGAAAGATTGGCTGAAGCAACAAAAGAAGATCCAATAGAGGCTTTTCATAAAGCGATAGATAATGTTAAACCTGTGGTAGAAGTAAGATCAAGAAGGGTTGGGGGTTCAACATATCAAGTACCTTTTGAAGTACCTGAAAACAGAGCCACATCTTTAGCTATAAGATGGATAGTTACTTCTGCACAATCAAAAAAAGGAAGAGATATGATTAGTAAATTATCTCAAGAACTGATAGACGCGTACAACAATACGGGACCTGCCGTAAAAAAGAAAGAAGACGTTCACAGGATGGCTGAAGCGAATAGAGCTTTTGCACATTTCAGATGGTAG
- the rpsL gene encoding 30S ribosomal protein S12 — protein MPTINQLIRYGRKSVKKKTKSPALRGNPQKRGVCVRVSTMTPKKPNSALRKIARVKLSNGIEVTCYIPGEGHNLQEHSNVLVRGGRVKDLPGVRYKIIRGALDAAGVEGRKQSRSKYGTKKPKA, from the coding sequence GTGCCAACGATTAATCAATTAATAAGATATGGAAGAAAATCTGTAAAGAAAAAGACCAAATCTCCTGCATTACGAGGTAACCCTCAAAAACGAGGTGTTTGTGTAAGGGTATCAACTATGACCCCGAAAAAACCTAATTCAGCTTTAAGAAAGATTGCAAGGGTTAAACTATCGAATGGAATTGAAGTAACTTGTTATATACCTGGAGAAGGTCATAACCTACAAGAACATTCTAACGTTTTGGTAAGAGGTGGAAGGGTAAAAGATTTACCTGGTGTAAGGTATAAGATAATCAGAGGAGCTTTGGATGCTGCTGGAGTTGAAGGTAGAAAACAAAGTAGAAGTAAATATGGTACCAAAAAACCAAAGGCTTAA
- a CDS encoding ATP-dependent helicase: protein MEKNKGNDFLFLEKRFPSFLENELDEEQKEAVIKSEGRSIIVAGPGSGKTRVITYKIAYLLNNGVKPENILLVTFTKAAAKEMIERVKNVTNRNMDKMLAGTFHHICNSILRRYATILDYKNNYSILDKEDSKDLLKMAKSEYIKEISDNYKLPKEEVIMKIISYSCNTLTSLREAILERAPYLLNFERDIEQIWGIYTQLKKDMNAMDYDDLLVNTLVLFKTHPEVLNKCSSQFKYVLVDEFQDTNKIQIELVEALSSVHGNLIVVGDDSQSIYSFRGALFKNVKDFIEDDRTKVFKIQSNYRSTSDIVGFINHLIPSNSVPKVLKPIRKSYLKPFVVETFDDLEQADAVTKIIKDKLKEGLDYKDIAVLYRSHSLSMVLQQKLDSKGIPYRILSGLRFIETAHIKDILAFLKVLNNPLDKISWMRVLKLFPGIGNKTASKIYEEIETRINEENDNISNILKETEIKKFKTPLELLTKLFEKKESSPDELIDVIYQDFYQEYSFLTFTDSKSRNMDIERFSEIASRYDSVGAFIEDLTLSEELGVIPANDEKKNATNGVNDENKLTLTTIHGAKGLEWKVVILISVNPGDFPNGLAIKEQKLDEEERLFYVAITRAKNELYILKQLTGTTNPYLRNSFYFVKKENDFIKKIPEGMVNRLKINYK, encoded by the coding sequence ATGGAGAAAAATAAGGGGAATGATTTCCTCTTTTTGGAAAAAAGGTTCCCCTCTTTTCTAGAAAATGAGTTAGATGAGGAACAAAAAGAAGCTGTTATAAAATCAGAAGGAAGATCGATAATAGTTGCGGGTCCCGGCTCTGGTAAAACTAGAGTAATAACCTATAAAATTGCCTATTTGTTGAATAATGGAGTTAAACCTGAGAATATTTTACTAGTTACCTTCACTAAAGCGGCAGCAAAGGAAATGATAGAAAGAGTAAAGAATGTAACTAACAGAAACATGGACAAAATGCTTGCAGGTACCTTTCATCATATATGTAATTCTATTCTCAGAAGGTATGCTACGATTTTAGATTACAAAAATAATTACAGCATTCTCGACAAAGAAGATTCAAAAGATTTACTGAAAATGGCTAAAAGCGAGTACATCAAGGAAATCAGTGATAATTACAAACTTCCCAAAGAAGAAGTAATAATGAAAATTATAAGCTATTCATGTAATACATTAACCTCTTTAAGAGAAGCCATACTTGAAAGAGCTCCCTATTTGTTGAATTTTGAAAGAGATATTGAACAAATCTGGGGTATATATACCCAATTAAAAAAAGATATGAACGCCATGGACTATGACGATCTATTAGTAAATACTTTAGTTTTATTCAAAACTCATCCAGAAGTACTAAACAAGTGTTCAAGCCAATTTAAATATGTTTTAGTTGACGAATTTCAAGATACGAACAAAATTCAAATTGAATTGGTTGAGGCTTTATCCTCGGTTCATGGGAATTTGATAGTTGTTGGAGACGATTCTCAAAGCATATATTCTTTTAGAGGAGCTTTATTTAAAAACGTAAAAGATTTTATAGAAGATGACAGAACAAAAGTTTTCAAAATACAAAGTAATTACAGAAGTACCTCTGATATAGTAGGTTTTATTAATCATTTAATACCTTCTAACTCTGTACCTAAAGTCCTCAAGCCTATAAGAAAAAGTTATTTAAAACCTTTTGTTGTGGAAACTTTTGACGATTTGGAACAAGCCGATGCCGTAACCAAAATCATAAAAGATAAATTAAAAGAAGGTTTAGATTACAAAGATATCGCTGTACTATATAGATCACATTCACTATCTATGGTATTACAGCAAAAATTGGATTCAAAAGGTATTCCTTACAGAATACTATCGGGATTGAGATTCATCGAAACCGCACATATTAAAGATATATTGGCTTTTTTAAAGGTATTAAACAATCCTTTGGATAAGATTTCATGGATGAGAGTTTTAAAATTATTTCCTGGGATTGGTAACAAAACTGCATCAAAGATCTATGAAGAGATAGAAACTCGAATAAATGAGGAAAACGATAACATCTCAAATATATTGAAGGAAACTGAAATAAAAAAGTTCAAAACACCCCTGGAATTATTGACAAAACTTTTTGAAAAGAAAGAAAGTAGTCCTGATGAGTTGATAGATGTCATTTATCAAGATTTCTACCAAGAATATTCTTTCTTAACTTTTACTGATTCTAAATCAAGGAACATGGATATTGAAAGATTCAGTGAAATTGCCAGTCGATACGATTCCGTGGGTGCTTTTATAGAAGATTTGACGCTCAGTGAAGAGCTAGGGGTAATACCCGCGAACGATGAAAAAAAGAACGCCACGAACGGGGTCAATGATGAGAATAAGTTAACTCTCACAACGATTCATGGAGCAAAGGGGTTGGAGTGGAAAGTAGTTATTCTCATATCGGTGAATCCAGGAGATTTTCCCAACGGACTTGCAATTAAAGAACAAAAATTAGATGAAGAAGAAAGGCTCTTCTATGTTGCCATAACAAGGGCAAAGAATGAATTATACATTTTGAAACAACTGACTGGAACGACCAACCCTTATTTAAGGAATTCATTTTATTTTGTAAAAAAGGAAAACGATTTTATCAAAAAAATTCCTGAGGGAATGGTCAACCGTTTGAAAATCAATTATAAATAA
- a CDS encoding sigma-70 family RNA polymerase sigma factor: MEKLKKKIDFSELIEEIEKIEIVDQDKIRVKRDKECYIEELEKGLENLIEIAKKKNNTITYQDIDECIPHNLSDVIDGNFLEKIHEKLESEGIEIMESFPEDQAQEEEEFFNEGLEELFQERESQIFDNSAVNEPIKIYLREIGGIKLLTPSRERQLAIRAKKGDKKAKDELVKANLRLVISIAKRYTGRGLTFLDLIQEGNIGLIRAVEKFDWKRGFKFSTYATWWVRQAITRAIADQARTIRIPVHLVETINRMNIVIRKHLQETGEYPTTEKLAELLDKPLEKMDEILLATKEIISVDAPISGSDDEEAYIGDFLEDSEADQPEEIAVRMILKEEIEKVLESLRPKEATVLKMRYGLLDGKMKTLEEVGNFFNVTRERIRQIEVKALRKLRHPSRSLQLKEISDMIEKKDI; encoded by the coding sequence ATGGAAAAGCTTAAGAAAAAGATAGATTTTTCAGAATTAATAGAAGAAATTGAAAAAATAGAGATTGTTGATCAAGATAAAATTAGGGTTAAAAGAGACAAAGAATGTTATATAGAAGAACTTGAAAAAGGTTTGGAAAACCTTATTGAAATAGCCAAAAAGAAAAATAATACCATAACTTATCAAGATATAGATGAATGCATACCTCATAATTTATCAGATGTAATTGATGGTAACTTTTTAGAAAAGATTCATGAAAAGCTAGAATCCGAAGGAATAGAAATTATGGAATCTTTTCCAGAGGACCAAGCCCAGGAGGAAGAAGAATTTTTTAACGAGGGTTTGGAAGAGCTTTTTCAAGAAAGGGAATCTCAGATCTTTGATAACTCCGCTGTAAATGAACCCATAAAGATTTATTTGAGGGAAATAGGGGGGATCAAACTCTTAACCCCTTCCAGGGAAAGACAACTTGCGATAAGGGCTAAAAAAGGTGACAAAAAAGCCAAAGACGAATTGGTGAAGGCAAATTTAAGATTAGTAATAAGTATAGCCAAAAGATATACTGGAAGAGGATTAACCTTTTTGGATTTGATTCAAGAAGGGAACATTGGCTTAATTAGAGCTGTAGAAAAATTTGATTGGAAAAGAGGTTTTAAGTTCTCAACCTACGCTACTTGGTGGGTTAGGCAAGCAATAACAAGAGCTATAGCCGATCAAGCGAGAACAATTAGAATACCTGTTCATTTGGTTGAAACTATAAATAGGATGAATATAGTTATTAGAAAACATCTCCAAGAAACAGGTGAATATCCCACTACCGAAAAGTTAGCAGAATTACTGGATAAACCGTTGGAAAAGATGGATGAGATTTTATTGGCAACTAAAGAAATCATTTCCGTTGATGCGCCTATAAGTGGTTCAGATGATGAAGAAGCTTATATAGGGGATTTTTTAGAGGACTCTGAAGCTGATCAACCAGAGGAAATTGCGGTAAGAATGATACTTAAAGAAGAAATTGAAAAAGTTTTAGAATCCTTAAGGCCCAAAGAAGCAACGGTGTTAAAAATGAGGTATGGTTTGCTTGATGGCAAGATGAAAACACTCGAAGAGGTTGGAAACTTCTTCAATGTCACAAGAGAGAGGATAAGACAGATTGAAGTAAAAGCTTTAAGGAAGTTAAGGCATCCCTCCAGAAGCTTGCAATTAAAAGAAATAAGCGATATGATAGAAAAGAAAGATATATAA
- the dnaG gene encoding DNA primase, producing MSRNYDNLKKVIDEIKNKVDIVDFVNSYLSLSKRGKNYAALCPFHAEDTPSFYIFPETQTFHCFGCGAHGDVITFLEKYEQISFLDALKKIASYAGIELDITQKEEPVEITFNEEVSKLYNYNLLNLSSKHKVWQYLKKREITRDLVEEFELGFATGSEIQKVIEENLFDKDIAKNTGLLINGEKEFFYNRLIIPLRNNVGELVGFAGRQIEEEMNSPKYLNTPENKFFKKSKILYRYYKNKKFIKENDFVILVEGYFDVISMYKLGFKNVVGILGSAFTKDHALELLKATNKVVTMYDMDESGQKVTLSTIDALFAKDFQIAVSKYPAKDPDELTKKHDNKYIAEILKSSYKFHEFIIDYYAEKYDLGNEFALEKYLKEMSRWYKKFENVGRISYLQSFIENISKKTGKGTEYIQKVLERTSALIPESSASNESNSQTKDTLYVEKDIRYDIAKSYLYLWIKYPHYREILKNYFSEEDFSSQLLKEFFTLTSQSSDIGFLLENSSKELSELIVEVWKIEYFFNPERILSSLKESIRRTKINQQIEELKKKLHETKDLSEKTNITSQIIQLYSKLKIVN from the coding sequence ATGAGCAGAAATTATGATAACCTGAAAAAAGTGATTGACGAAATTAAAAATAAAGTTGATATAGTTGATTTCGTCAATTCTTATTTGTCTCTTTCTAAAAGGGGAAAAAATTACGCAGCACTATGTCCTTTTCACGCAGAAGATACCCCATCATTTTATATATTTCCTGAAACCCAAACCTTTCATTGCTTTGGATGTGGGGCTCATGGTGATGTCATCACTTTTTTGGAAAAATACGAACAAATTAGTTTTTTGGATGCCTTAAAAAAAATAGCTTCTTATGCAGGAATTGAACTAGATATTACTCAAAAAGAAGAACCTGTGGAGATAACTTTCAATGAGGAAGTTTCCAAGCTTTATAACTATAATCTTCTCAACCTTTCTTCGAAGCACAAAGTTTGGCAGTATCTAAAAAAGAGAGAGATAACCAGAGACTTAGTTGAAGAATTTGAATTAGGTTTTGCCACTGGCTCAGAAATTCAAAAGGTGATCGAAGAAAATCTTTTTGATAAAGACATTGCAAAGAATACTGGTTTGTTGATCAATGGAGAGAAAGAGTTTTTTTATAACCGTTTAATCATTCCACTCAGGAACAATGTTGGGGAACTAGTTGGTTTTGCTGGTAGACAAATAGAAGAAGAAATGAATTCTCCTAAGTATCTGAATACTCCTGAGAATAAATTTTTTAAAAAGTCTAAAATACTTTACAGGTATTATAAAAACAAAAAATTCATAAAAGAAAATGATTTTGTAATATTGGTCGAAGGGTACTTTGATGTAATTTCCATGTACAAATTAGGTTTCAAAAATGTTGTAGGAATTTTAGGTTCTGCCTTTACAAAAGATCATGCCCTTGAATTACTGAAAGCAACTAACAAAGTAGTTACAATGTACGATATGGATGAATCTGGTCAAAAAGTCACTTTATCCACTATAGATGCTTTATTTGCTAAAGATTTCCAAATAGCAGTTTCGAAGTATCCTGCTAAAGATCCAGATGAACTAACCAAGAAGCACGATAACAAATACATCGCCGAAATATTAAAAAGCTCCTACAAATTTCATGAATTCATTATTGATTATTATGCAGAAAAATACGATTTAGGCAATGAATTCGCTTTAGAGAAATATTTGAAAGAAATGTCAAGATGGTACAAAAAATTTGAAAATGTTGGAAGAATAAGTTATTTACAAAGTTTTATAGAAAATATTTCAAAAAAAACGGGAAAAGGCACCGAATACATTCAAAAAGTATTAGAAAGAACGTCTGCGCTCATACCTGAAAGTTCTGCTTCAAATGAGTCTAATTCTCAAACGAAAGATACTCTTTACGTAGAAAAGGATATAAGGTACGATATTGCAAAATCTTATTTATACCTATGGATTAAATATCCTCACTATAGAGAGATACTCAAAAATTATTTCAGCGAAGAAGATTTCTCTAGTCAATTACTCAAAGAATTTTTTACTTTAACCTCACAAAGTTCAGATATCGGGTTTCTACTTGAAAATTCTTCAAAAGAACTAAGTGAATTGATAGTAGAGGTTTGGAAGATTGAATATTTCTTTAATCCGGAGAGGATTCTTTCTTCTTTAAAAGAGAGTATTAGAAGAACAAAAATAAATCAACAAATAGAAGAGTTGAAGAAAAAACTTCATGAAACAAAAGATCTTTCGGAAAAGACGAATATTACGTCTCAAATCATACAACTTTATTCTAAACTAAAAATAGTAAATTGA
- the rpsI gene encoding 30S ribosomal protein S9 has product MAELVEYYGTGRRKTAVARVHLRPGNGKIKINGKEYKSLVEYLRGNEVWEMEALKPLTITSTNGQFDLVIRVNGGGLSGQAGAIRLGIARALLSYDESLRPALKKEGLLTRDPREVERKKYGLRKARKRAQFSKR; this is encoded by the coding sequence ATGGCAGAACTTGTCGAATATTATGGAACCGGGAGAAGAAAGACAGCCGTTGCAAGGGTACATTTGAGACCAGGTAATGGTAAGATTAAAATAAACGGAAAAGAATACAAAAGTTTGGTTGAATATTTAAGAGGCAACGAGGTATGGGAAATGGAAGCTTTAAAACCACTCACCATTACATCTACGAATGGACAGTTCGATTTAGTCATAAGGGTTAATGGTGGGGGATTGAGTGGCCAAGCTGGTGCCATTAGACTTGGAATTGCCAGAGCTTTGCTTTCCTACGACGAATCTTTGAGACCCGCTTTGAAAAAAGAAGGTTTGTTGACTAGAGATCCGAGAGAGGTAGAAAGAAAGAAGTATGGTTTGAGAAAAGCTAGAAAAAGAGCTCAGTTTTCAAAAAGATAA
- the rplM gene encoding 50S ribosomal protein L13: MNSKLVQPSYTARKEDIKREWFLIDAKDYTLGRLASRIAKILQGKHKPNYTPHIDCGDFVIVVNAEKIKLSKNKKENKVYRRYSGYPGGLKEISFEQMYNKHPERIIKLAVKGMMPKTILAKHMMKKLKVYVGPDHPHQAQKPKEIKIENI, translated from the coding sequence TTGAATTCTAAATTAGTGCAGCCTTCATATACCGCTAGAAAAGAGGACATAAAAAGAGAATGGTTCTTGATCGATGCTAAAGATTACACACTTGGAAGATTGGCCTCAAGGATTGCCAAAATACTACAAGGGAAACACAAACCAAACTATACACCGCATATAGATTGTGGAGATTTTGTTATTGTAGTGAATGCGGAAAAAATAAAACTTTCGAAAAATAAAAAAGAGAACAAAGTATACAGAAGATACAGTGGTTATCCTGGAGGGCTCAAAGAAATCTCTTTTGAACAGATGTACAATAAACATCCTGAAAGGATAATTAAGTTAGCTGTGAAGGGTATGATGCCGAAGACTATTTTGGCCAAACATATGATGAAAAAATTGAAGGTATATGTTGGTCCTGATCATCCACACCAGGCTCAGAAACCAAAAGAGATAAAAATAGAAAATATTTAA